In one window of Caminicella sporogenes DSM 14501 DNA:
- the dhaM gene encoding dihydroxyacetone kinase phosphoryl donor subunit DhaM, with product MVGIVIVSHSEKIAEGVVELCSQMAQGEVKVIAAGGTEDGRIGTDAVRIMEAIKKANSGDGVLILVDMGSAIMSTQLALDLLDEDLKNNVVIVDAPIVEGSIGAVVQASIGSCLQEVKKVAEESKNLKKI from the coding sequence ATGGTAGGAATAGTAATAGTATCACATAGTGAAAAAATTGCTGAAGGTGTAGTTGAATTGTGCAGCCAGATGGCTCAAGGAGAAGTTAAAGTCATAGCAGCTGGAGGAACAGAAGATGGAAGAATAGGAACAGATGCAGTTAGAATAATGGAAGCTATAAAAAAAGCAAATAGTGGAGATGGAGTTTTAATACTAGTTGATATGGGTAGTGCTATTATGAGTACACAGCTTGCTTTAGATTTATTAGATGAAGATTTAAAAAATAATGTAGTTATAGTAGATGCTCCAATTGTTGAAGGAAGTATAGGTGCTGTTGTACAGGCTTCTATAGGAAGTTGTCTACAAGAAGTGAAAAAGGTTGCAGAGGAAAGCAAAAATTTGAAAAAGATATAA
- a CDS encoding Lin0368 family putative glycerol transporter subunit, which produces MKHLGTIFGTAIAGMFVMSVWGKFVEAYGIGGGWFAGLAIIGTMWFLNHYVGIHNNDGAWVDMALGIGVTGTMRGIFEGGIQAGIESLPTLLVTVIGGLFGGLAAYKLEVYLAKKEEANA; this is translated from the coding sequence ATGAAACATTTAGGAACGATATTTGGAACTGCTATTGCAGGTATGTTTGTTATGAGCGTTTGGGGAAAATTTGTAGAAGCATATGGTATAGGTGGCGGTTGGTTTGCAGGATTGGCAATTATTGGTACAATGTGGTTTTTAAATCATTATGTAGGTATTCATAATAATGATGGAGCATGGGTAGATATGGCTTTAGGTATAGGCGTAACTGGTACTATGAGAGGAATATTTGAAGGCGGAATACAAGCAGGAATTGAATCTCTACCTACATTATTAGTAACAGTAATAGGTGGCTTATTTGGCGGATTGGCAGCGTACAAACTTGAAGTATATTTAGCTAAGAAAGAAGAAGCTAATGCTTAA